The sequence TGTCAGCAGCCGAACAAGTTACGGATTCCACGTTTAAGCAAGAGGTACTCGACAGCGAGGTACCTGTTTTAGTTGACTTTTGGGCGCCCTGGTGTGGTCCCTGCCGCATGGTAGCTCCTGTTGTAGATGAAATCTCAGCTCAGTACGATGGTAAATTAAAAGTAGTTAAAGTCAATACTGACGAGAATCCTAATGTTGCAAGTCAGTACGGCATCCGCAGCATTCCCACTTTAATGATTTTTAAAGGTGGGCAAAAAGTTGATATGGTTGTCGGTGCCGTGCCTAAAACTACATTAGCTAACACTTTGGAAAAGTATCTCGAACCTTAACCTACGGTAAGTCCTGTTGATTTGATTTGTCCATTAGGTCTAAATTTAGGTAAATATTGGCCAACTAGTTGGCGAGACGCGAGGTTTCGCGTCTCTACACAATTTCATGCAGTAGTAATTGATTTTAGATGACTACTGTTAGATAAAGCTGTTATTTCTGACAACGAAGACGATTTGGCAAAAGCGATCGCCAAAAGCGCCTTGGTTGATAATTAACCAAAGGTGCTTTTTACTGTTCAAAAGCCAAAGACTTTTTGCCCAAATGATTTTTTGGTGTTTTTGTTAGCGTTTCCCAGCGCAGCAAAAAGCTCAAAAAGATGATTGATGCCAGAAGTCTGATGCTCAAAGTTTCCCATTCTTACAAACCAGCAAAGCAGTAATTGATAAATAGCACACCAAAATTAGGTAAAATATAATGCCATTGTGGCGACAGTTCTCATGACTTCATCTGCGTCCTTTGACACATTAGAGTCTCTCCAAGCGGATATTGCTGAATTAATAGACCGCTTACCGCATTTAAAAAATCGGCAATTTATTCAGCAGGCACTGACAACTATATTGCGTCTGGCTGATAGTGACATTGAGCGTCTCGATTGGAAGATATTGTCGGCTTCTCTAGCGGACATGGAACGCGGTTTCCAGTTGTTTCACGCTTACCGACACGTCCGCAAAGTTACTATTTTTGGTTCGGCTCGTCTAGCACCAGATACACCAGAATATCACATGGCAGTAGAATTTGGTCGCGCTGTCTCTCAATTGGGATTTATGGTGATGACAGGCGGTGGTGGTGGGATTATGCAAGCGGGACACGAAGGCGCTGGACGAGAGAATTCCTTTGGTTTAAATATTCAGCTACCATTCGAGCAACAAGCTAACCCGGTGATTGAGGGTGATTCCAAGCTGATTCATTTCAAATATTTCTTTACACGTAAGCTGTTTCTCCTCAAAGAAAGTGATGCAGTCGCCTTGTTTCCTGGCGGTTTTGGCACTCAAGATGAGGCTTTTGAGTGTATGACCTTAAGTCAGACTGGTAAATTTGGCCCTGTACCTTTGGTGTTGATAGACCCGCCCGGTGGTGATTATTGGCAGTCTTGGAGTAGGTATATTGATCAGCAATTAGTGCAAAAAGGTCTTGTGAGTCCTGATGATCCTAGCCTCTACACCGTGACAGACGATTTGGATGTGGCGTGCGATGCGATCACTCGATTTTATCAGGTTTATCATTCCAGCCGTTATGTAGGCGAGCAGTTGGTGATCCGCTTGACGACGGATTTATCAGCAGAGGAGTTGGAGCGACTCAATAGCGAATTTAATGACATCCTCGTCAAAGGGCGAATTGAAAAAAGTCAGATATTACCCCAAGAAGGACAGGACGAAACAGCAGAATTACCCCGATTGATTTTGTATTTTAACCAACGAGACTTGGGGCGCTTATATCAGATGATTAGCTTGATTAATCAAATGGGTACTCATTCATTAGCCCAAACAGGTCATCCAGAAAGGAAGTAGGCATAATTGGGTGGAAATATCCACCCCTAAAGTATAGCAGGGAACAGGGAATAGGGACTAGGGAACAGGGAATAGGGAACAGGGAACAGGGCTAAAAGCATTGGTGTCAACTTAAAGCGAAACCCTTGTCCCGCCTCAGAATGAATTCTGAGTCTCATAGCAAAAGTCATCTCAAGATGACTAAATATGCAAAAAATCTTTAGTCTACTTCAGTAGACTTTAGTTATTAGCCTTGAACTTCAGTTCTGGGCGGGTGTGGAAGCCAACAAATAAGCTATTTCTCGCTTAAGTTGACACCAATGGGCTAAAAGTCCCTTTATGTAAGCGTTTTATCTTGATTTCATGTCCCAATCTATGTGGCTACAGATGTAACAAAAGTAACAAAGGTAAAACTTTTAATGTGTGGAAATAGAATATTATCTGGACGAAGCTTATTTTCATCAATAACAGCTTTTGTGCGCGATTATACAATTAAGATTTATTTCTAACTTGCTATCAGATATGCTTGACAAGTTCTGGTGATAGTGAGATTATTGCCGAGGCTATTACATAACCTAAATTCAGATATACATAAAGATTAAAAATTATCTGAACAAATAAAAATCTTCAGCGTTGTAGTAGCCCAGGGTGAGCTATATGCATATGAAAAATTGCAGAAAAATTTGATACCCTTAATCAAGGTCATACTTATTGATCATTATTAGGGTAACAGGGTTTATTGAGAAGAATATATTAACTCCAAAGCAGCAAAACGAATTGCTGATGTTTTGTCGAGCCAAAATTTAGAACATAAATCTCAAGTGGTGCATGGTGAACTGTGTAGTTATTGGGAATTTGGCGTAAATGTCATTTAATTCTATTGAATTCGTTGTTTTTCTTGCGGTCACTTATTTACTTTACCGATGTTTGCCTTGGCGTTGGCAAAATGTAATGTTGCTTATAGCTAGTTACATTTTCTATGCTTGGCTAGACGTGCGGTTAGTTTTTTTGATTATTTTCTCCACGGTGATAGTTTTTTATTGTGGGGGAATTATTGGGACTGGGAGATTAAATGGTAGTAGTCGGAACTTAATTACTAAATCTCTTTATCCTCAGTTAGCTAAACTCACAGAAGCGCAAACACGCTTGCTATTTTTGCGTGTGGGTATTTGTGCAACTCTCTTTATTTTAGGGTTCTTTAAATACTTTAATTTCTTCAGTGATAGTGCAGAAGCAGTTATCAGTACGATTGGTTTGAAGGTGAATTTGTTTCACTTAAATATTGTGCTGATAGCGGGAGTTTCTTTTTATATATTCAAAGCAATTTCTTACCTTGTTGATATTTATAAAAATAAGGTAGAGGCTACAAACAACTTCATTAATTTTGCTTTGTTTCTCGCCTTCTTCCCACCGTTGTTAGCTGGGCCAATTGACCGAGCTTCCCAATTATTACCGCAGCTAGAAAATCCCCGAAAATTAAGCTTTGAGCAGTCAGTCCAAGGAATTTTTCTGATTTTATTTGGATTATTTAAAAAAGTAGCGATCGCTGACGGTATCTCTCCTTCTGTCGATGCAGTTTATCAAGCAACTAATGGCGTTTCCTGGTTGAGTGTTGTTGTTGGTACTTTATACTATACCATCCAAATTTACTGCGATTTTTCTGGCTACTCCGATATGGCGATCGGTGTGTCAAAACTATTTGGTATTGAGTTGATGGTAAACTTCAACCTGCCTTATTTTTCTAAAGATCCTAGTGAATTTTGGAATCGCTGGCACATTAGCCTTTCTAGTTGGTTACGAGATTATCTTTACATCCCCTTGGGTGGTAGTCGGCGGGGAAATTTGGCTACCTATCGCAATTTGATGATCACAATGATATTAGGTGGATTGTGGCACGGCGCCGCGTGGAATTTTGTAATTTGGGGCTTTTATCAGGGTGCGGTGCTTTGTATATACAGATTTTTTGGAACTAAGAAAAATCAAGAAACTGCAAACAACAAATTTTTGGTTTTTATTCAAGGTTTAGCTGCGACTTTAATATTCTTCGTCCTCACTTGTTATGGATGGCTTTTATTTAGAGCCACATCTCTAGAACAAATCATCACTTTTACTAAAATTCTGTTTTTAGATGTGGGGAATTTAGCTTTGAATGTACCAAAGCCACCGCTATCTGCACTGATGGGAATTCCCGTACTTATTGGCTACGAAATTCTAGGATATATCTTTGGTAAACCAGACTTTAGATATCGGTTTCCCATTCCCGCTAGGGCTGCTTTTTATGCGATCGTGATTTTTATTTTATTAATGGGACAGAGTAATGCACCAACACAGTTCATCTATTCCACATTCTAAAGCAGCTGTGAAGAAAGAAATTCGGCGCACTTTTATCACTGGACTGTGGATTATTTGTTGCTTACTTTTAATCGATGTCGCAGTTAATTTTTTGTTTCCTTATCCGTCAAATCCACAAGTCGAACCTAAACAACTCAGCCGCTATTTTAACTATGGGTTATCTGTGGAAGGTAAACTTTCTCAGATGGTTCGACCAACAGATGAAGCTAGTTCTGCTCTTGCTGTGGCTGGTTGGTTAGATCCACAATTATGGAAAAAGTTAAATTTAGCGACTAAACCTGCTGTTGGTGAAGATGTGTTAGTGGCGATTTATGGGATGTCCTTCGCACAGCAAGTGGGAGAAGCAATGAAGGAAATCAATCCCAAAATTACCTTAAGAACGATCGCAGCGCCGGCTGCTCCTCCCAGTTATGCATTCGCAGCGTATAATTTAGATCGCGGTAGACATGAGGCGAAAGTTGTAGTTTTGGGTGTTCTCGCTTCTACGACCAAAGCTATGAGAGCCATGAATGGGATGACTTGGCAATTTGAAAGTCCCGCACCTTACACCTATCCTAAATACTTTTTAAAAGATGGTAAATTAGAAGAAATTCAACCGCAGATTACATCTTTGGCTCAACTGCGGACAACTTTTGAAGACAAGCAAAAGTGGAGTGAATTCTTAACTCAAATGAGAGAGAACGATCAATTCTTCAATCCATTTTTGTTCCAGCATAATTTTCTTGACAATTTTACAACAGTGCGGTTGATTCGGAGAGCTTTTGCTCAAGGACAACAAAAAGCGATTGACAACCAAGCTTATAGTGCCAAAAATGGATTTAATCAAGATTATGAAGTGCCATTGTTGAAAGAGATTGTGACTAAATTTGCCGCGACAGCTAAGAGCGATCGCCTTTTGCCAATAGTATTTTTGATCAACGATCGCGGTTATGATGATGACTTATTCCAAGCTCTCAAACCGACTCTAGAAAGTAATTCCATTCCCTATGTAAGTACTCATAATATTGTGCCAGCATCCGACCCGGCAAACTTTGTCGGTGACGGACATTTTACCAAAGAAGGCAACAAAAAAATTGCCGAGGCAATGTTAAAGCTAATTAATCAAAATTAGAAAATATTAGGAGGGGGTAGAGAATAGGGACTAGGGACTGGGGGATAGGGTTAAAAATTGCTTGGTATCTGCGTTTTATGTTCTGATTATGTTCTGAAATACTTGGTGAGAGCCATAACAAATATGTTAGAGAGGGGCCAGGAAAACCGGCCCCTTTGTGCATCTTATATATTGCTATTTAGATATTTGGCGTTTTTTCGATTAATACCAAATTGGAATAATTAGTATTGTTTAAAATATCTGGAACTGTTTGATGGTAAGGATTTTTCATCCAAAATCTCAAATTCAAAATTGGTACGATTGCACCAATATTTACAGCTTTACACCTGCCATCTATACTAGGGATGCTTTTCCTATCCCCTATCCCCTTTTAATAAACAATCACTGACCACATTTGTTACTACTGGTGTATGCAAGATTTTCTGCGCTCTTTTCGCCAAAGTTATGTCAGAACAAATTGTTTAGTTGATAACAGAAACAATGTTATCTAACTTACTTCCTGATGGTAAAAACACCAGTTATCATAACTCCATGCTGATGATCTAAAAAAAATCTCGTATATTAGCACAGGAAACAAGGTCATACATCCTAATAGAGGAATAAAACATGCTGGAAATCTTAGGTTCAGGTTTGGTTTCACTCTGGCTAGAAATGGCGGGAGTCCAAATTAAGCCTTTAGATGCTTTAGACGCCTTAGCTTGGCAGAGTAGCCCAGGCTTGGTGGTTGCACCTGATCCCAATCCAGCGGGGGCGAATACTGTACAAGCATATCTCAAGGGTTTGCTGACATCAAAACTGGTAGCGGCGAATCTAATCCAGAGTCAGGGAATTTGGATGCAGTCTGGCCCGATGTTGATGGCTAATCACCAAGGGACGATACCTCTACCTGGGGCTTCTTTAACTAAAGTGGCTACTTCACTGGTAGCTTTCAAAACTTGGGGCCCAAATCATCAATTTGAGACATTGGTGAGCACTACAGGGCCTCTAGTTAATGGTGTATTGCAAGGTGATTTGGTGATTACCGGTGGTGGTGATCCGATGTTTGTTTGGGAAGAGGCGATCGCTCTCGGTAATACCTTAAATAAAATGGGGATCAAGCAAGTAAAGGGGAATCTGGTAATTACTGGTAGTTTTGCGATGAACTTCCAGCGCGAACCCTTACTCGCAGGTCAGTTTCTCAAACAAGCGCTCAATTCTGCCACTTGGACTCGCCCAGCAAATTATATCCACTCCATTATGCCCAAGGGTACAGCCAAGCCAAAAGTAGCGATCGCTGGGACTGTGAAATTAGGCACACCAACCAGCACTCAACAAATATTACTAGTTCGTCACCGTTCCCTACCTCTGCGACAAATTATCAAAGAAATGAATGTCTTTAGCAACAACGACATAGCAGAGATGTTAGCAGAGTCGGTGGGAGGTGCTCCAGTGGTACAATCCACCGCGGCGAGACTAGCTATGGTACCAAGCACGGAGATTCAATTAATTAATGGTTCCGGATTAGGGCCAGAAAATCGCATTTCCCCCAGGGCTGTTTGCGCTATGTTTATGGCTATGCAACGGGAAGCAGTAGCCAACCAACTCACACTGGCTGATTTATTTCCCATGTCTGGATTCGATCAGCGGGGAACAATGCACAGCCGACACATGCCTATTGGTACAGTGATGAAGACGGGGACTCTCCGAGATGTTAGCGCCTTAGCTGGAGTCATGCCAACACGCGATCGCGGTTTGGTTTGGTTCGCTATCCTCAACCGGGGTACAAATGTCTCTGCTTTCCGCACCGGACAAGATCAGCTTTTACAACAGCTTGTCAAACAGTTGCAAATCGCCCCAGAAGTCCCCGCTGTCCTGACCCCCCACTCTCCTATGCAGCCTCTACCTGAACTGGGCGCGATTAATCGCAATCAAGTTTTGTCTGGAAGTTAGTTTTTGGGCTTGGTGTATAAGTCTTTTTTTGTTTCACGCAGAGGCGCAGCGAAAAGTTTGTGGGGAAGGTTTCCTTCCACAAAACTTTTCAAGACAAAGACGCAGAGAAGAGGACGCTAAGAAAGACTTTTGCAAGAGGCTCCCCACACCCCCCACACTTCCCACACTCCCCACACCCCCCACACTCCCCATCTCCCCATCTCCCCATCCCCCCATCTCCTATTCCCTCCTCCCTCTCTCTTGGGGAATAATTTCTGTAACTACTCTATTACCAGTGTTACCGCCTTTGACGACGATGTTTTCTGTTTGCAAATTACCAACGGCGGTGTCACCTGTAAATGTTAATCGCGGTTCGGCTTGCTGATAAACTACATTTCCCTGGGCTTCGACTAATTTGTTGTCTAGAAACCAAGTCAATGTTTGAGATTGAAGGGATTGGCGCCGCTGTCCAATGGCGTTTACGTTGCCTGTGAGATATACTGTTTTTTGCGGTATTTTCATTTCGCCTTGATTGGCAGTTACTGTTACATTTTCGGCTTTATGTACGACGCGAATTGGTGAATTGGTGGTAAGATTTTCGGCGTTGATGTTCCAGTTGATTGAATTACTCGTGATTTGCATTGGTGGGTTGAGTAATTCTATCTGGGCGTTTTGTTTGAGAGTAGCAATTTTGGTTTTTAAATCGACTTCAGCTGCATTTCCTGTACCGCGATCGCTAAGTTGATTATTTTTATAATGGTCAATTTGTACAGGGCGATCGCCAATTAATTTTTCGGCTTTGATTTGCCATAATAAATGTTCTGTTTTCATTTGCACTTGGGGATCGGCGGAGGTAGCGACCACTCCTCCCGAAAATTCCATGCGCTGTTCGCGGGTTTTAACTTTTGCTTCTCGTGCTACTGCTTGTAATTGTTTATGTGTTCCTTGTAATTGGTTGCGGACAATTAATAAGTCTTCTTTGGGACGCCATTCTAATTCATTACCTCGCAACACAATTCCATTGCGCGGGTCGGTAGCTACTATCTTTCCTTTGAGAAATAATTGCTTACCATCTTGCTCAATATCTGCTTTTTCTGCGGTAATTTGATAAACTACTTTTCCGTCTTGATACAGTTCACCAGAGGGATTTTCTGCTTCACCGATTTGTTTTTCTTTGGTGTATTTGGCTTGTTTCGCGTTGACTTTCCAAATTGGTCGCCCCACTTCATCAAATTGTTCAAAAGCTACGCCAAAAAAAGTTAATTTACTATTTTCATCCTGTCCAGGTGACGCAGAAGCGCCGGGTTTAGCATTGGTGGGAATTCTCCCACGACAGCCAACTAAACCAATCAACAAACAAATAGTTAAAGGTAGATAACGCCAAGTTTTTTTTAATTGTAAAAGATTCAGGATCCGAGATAAAAAAAAGTGGGGGAAGTTTATATTATTTTCCCCCTGATTGCGGAAATTCCCTCTTAAATTTTTCTTGCCTTGTTGATGCTGCATTAGTCTTGAATTTCTAAATGTCCATCAGTATCTCTGGGGTCTTCTAAAAAGCCCATGGTAGATAAGGGTCGGTATGGGTAACTTTGGCGGGGGGTTTTTTGGATATCTTCTTTAATGGCTTCTAAATCAATGTAGCGATCGCTCACATTAATTAAACTATCACTGGTCATCGAGCGCAAACTCACAACCTCGACTCGCACACCGCGATAACTAACTGAATTTACTGCGTAGGCTAAATCTCCATCCCCGCTAACCAAAACTGCTGTATCATAGGAATCTACCAAAGCCATCATATCTACCGCTATTTCTACATCCAGGTTAGCTTTTTTTGAGCCGTCTGGTAGTTGCACCAAATCCTTAGCAATGACTCGATAACCATTGCGGCGCATCCACAACAAAAACCCTTGTTGCTTCTCGTTTGTCCGGTCTACTCCTGTGTAGAAAAAAGCCCGCAACAGTCTAGAACCACCAGTTAATCGACACAACAACTTGGTATAATCAATCTCGATCCCCAGTTGCAGGGCAGCATAAAATAGATTTGAACCATCAATAAATATAGCGACTCGACCGCGATTTTCCAAAACTTGTTCTGGCGTAAATATCGAATCGTTTTCCAAATTATTCAACATTGTTGTCATACCTCGAATTTTATCCTTGTGATATTTGATACAAAAATTTTACTTTTTAGATGCAAGTAAGAAAGGCTTATGATAATCTTCCGGGGCTAATAAAAACAGCCCCGATGAAATTTTTGGCAGAAAATAGAGAATTAACCAAATCAAAAATTGTCAGTACTAATCGTTTTTTGGCAGTTCTATGCGTTTAAATATGGGTTGGGGTGTACCCAATTGTTGTTTACTGGATAGTAACCCCCATTGGGCGTGGCTGCCAAAAGGTGCTGTAGTGGCGCTCTCTATGGGATCGTTAAAGTTGATCCCGAAGCCCAGTTGCTGATAGATATCGCCACTGATGTTCGGAATCACAGGGGACAAAAGATAAGCTGCTAGTCTAACCGATTCCAGAACTGCGTACAGTACTTGTTCTAATACTTGTTGCTGTCCCTGCTTATATAATGACCAAGGAGCTTGTTCATCAATAAACTTGTTGCTAGCCTGTACCAGCAATAGGACAGATTCGCAAGCTTGATTGAAAGCTAGCGCCTCATAGGCTTGCTTTACCTGTTCCCCTAGACATAACCCAATCGCTTTTAAAGGACTATCAGCCGGAATAGCTGTATGAGCGATGGTTGGTACATTACCGGCGCAGTATTTCTTCACCATGTTGAGGGTGCGATTTAACAAATTGCCTAAATCATTTGCCAAATCTGCATTCAAAACATTAATGAATCTAATTTCATTAAAGTCGCCATCCTTGCCAAATTCGATTTCCTTAAGGAAGTAATAACGAACGGCGTCGCTACCATAGCGCTGGACTAACCCCACGGGATCGAGGGTATTACCTAGGCTTTTGCCCATTTTTTGTCCGTCTTTGGTCAAAAAGCCATGCCCAAATACGCGCTCTGGTAATGGTAAACTAGCGGATAACAACATTGCTGGCCAATACACTGCATGAAAGCGGAGAATATCCTTACCAATCAGGTGTAGGTTAATCGGCCACCATTTAGCTAAAGCATTTTCTAATGTTGGTTCCTCATCAGGTTCTAGTAATGCTGTAACATACCCTAGTAACGCATCAAACCAGACGTAGAGGGTGTGGTGGGGATCTGTTGGTACTGGGAAACCCCAGTCTAAATTCACTCGTGAAATCGAAAAGTCTTGCAATCCCTGATTCACGAAACTTAAGACTTCATTACGGCGACTGGCTGGCTGGATAAAATCTGGTTGGGAGTGATAATACTCTGTTAGTTGAGTTTGATATTTAGATAGACGAAAGAAATAGTTCTGCTCGTCTCGCCACTCGACTTCTTTGTTAGTATGAATTGGACAGCGGCGTCCTTCTAACAATTCTCGTTCTTCTTTAAATTCTTCACAGGATACACAGTACCAGCCTGTTTGTTGTCCTTTGTAGATGTCTCCTGCTTCCCATACTCTTTGAAAAAATTCTTTAACAATCCCTTGATGACGGGGTGCGGTAGTTCGACTAAAGCGATCGTATTGAATATTCAATAATTCCCACAAACTAACAAAGCTGGGGACTATTTGATCGCAAAATTCCTGTGGTGCTTTCCCTAAACTTTCTGCTGTCCGCTGGATTTTTTGCCCATGTTCATCTGTACCCGTAATTAACAGTACTTGATTGCCTAACTGTTTTTGAAACCGAGCTACAACGTCAGCTGCAATTGTTGTATAAGCGCTACCTATATGGGGTATATCGTTTACATAATATAACGGCGTTGTCAGTGCAAATGTCTTTTTTGTTTTATCCACGAGATTCATGCAAAATTAAAAACAGATTATTAAAACGTTTTCTATCTAACTTTTATCGACAAAACCACGCAATTATATAACACAACTCCTATTTTTTCAAACAACATCCTAATAGTAGCAAATTTATTAAATGTAGGATGGTGAGACGATCTGTATAGATATAGCTAATTTATCGCCAAAAGGTGAAAATTATCTATTAATAATTTTTCCCCAAAGCTTTTAACGGGATTTGTTGTGACTCTCAACACAAAACTTTTAATTCAGAAAATATCTTAGCCCTGATGGATTAAGACATTTCTACCTTAAGACGGTTAAGGGGAGCGGTGAAGAAATGTAAAAGTTAAGTCAAGATTAACTGCGATACTTTCTGAAAAATATACTAATTAGTTATGAGTCTAAATAGCCCCCAGTTGATTTCTAACAGTTTTTTAACAGCGTTGGCAACGCAAATGTTTCGCTATTATGAGGATCGCATTCCTAGAGACGCTAGTGTGTTGGTGGTGAGCAATCATCGCAGCTTTATGGATGCAATGGTTTTGATGTCAGCGCTATCGAGTCCGATCCGTTTTGCTTGTCATCACTATATGGGACAAGTGCCATTGATGCGAGAACTGGTCACGGGTGCTTTGGGTTGTTTTCCTTTAGAAGAAAGCAAACATCGTCAACATAGTTTTTTTACGCAGTCACAAGCTTTGTTGCTCTCAAAGCAGATGGTGGGAGTTTTTCCCGAAGGAACTGAGCCAATGGTAAAATTTACTTCGGCGAGTCATGTAGGTGAATTTCAACGAGGATTTGCTCATTTAGCATTGCGAGCTGCTGTGAAAGATTTAGCTATTTTACCAATAGCGATCGCCTCCTTAGAAGAAGTAAACACTGCAGCTTTTCCTTTGAGATTGTTGAGTTTATTCGATCCTTCAGAACCTTTTTTCCAGCAGTCAGGTTGGCATCCTTTAGTTCTTTATCGTCGAGTTGCTGTATTAATTGGTCAGCCTTATTGGATTCAACCCCAACATCAAGAAAAATATCAAGGAAAACAAGCCAAAACTGTTGTTGCTGAACTAACAGGCTACTGTCATCATGAAATCACTAAATTACTGCGTCAAGGTTGTTATTAAGGATGAAGGATGAAGTATGAAGGATGAAGGGTGAAGGATGAAGTATGAAGGATGAGGGGTGAAGGGTGAATACCTGATTGCAGTACGTATCAAATTAGTACTTATTAATACTTAAGTGTTGCTTTCCTTAATTAAAAGAGGAATATTTTTATCCGGTTTTGCTATTCAAGTTATGATTTTATAAGATTTTCGTTAAAATGTAACATTTTGACGCCCAAGACTTTATATATATCCAGCCTTGGGTTTGCATAGAAAAAACTCTATAAAACCAGAAGATTAAAATCGGATTTTATCATGCCACAAGTTGAGTTAAAGCCGTGTTTCCTGACTCCTAAACGTATACAGTTAGAGTTACCACTGTTTGTCTATTTACCAGGAATGGATGGCACAGGTGAATTGTTGCGATCGCAAACTGCGGG is a genomic window of Fortiea contorta PCC 7126 containing:
- the trxA gene encoding thioredoxin; translation: MSAAEQVTDSTFKQEVLDSEVPVLVDFWAPWCGPCRMVAPVVDEISAQYDGKLKVVKVNTDENPNVASQYGIRSIPTLMIFKGGQKVDMVVGAVPKTTLANTLEKYLEP
- a CDS encoding LOG family protein, whose amino-acid sequence is MTSSASFDTLESLQADIAELIDRLPHLKNRQFIQQALTTILRLADSDIERLDWKILSASLADMERGFQLFHAYRHVRKVTIFGSARLAPDTPEYHMAVEFGRAVSQLGFMVMTGGGGGIMQAGHEGAGRENSFGLNIQLPFEQQANPVIEGDSKLIHFKYFFTRKLFLLKESDAVALFPGGFGTQDEAFECMTLSQTGKFGPVPLVLIDPPGGDYWQSWSRYIDQQLVQKGLVSPDDPSLYTVTDDLDVACDAITRFYQVYHSSRYVGEQLVIRLTTDLSAEELERLNSEFNDILVKGRIEKSQILPQEGQDETAELPRLILYFNQRDLGRLYQMISLINQMGTHSLAQTGHPERK
- a CDS encoding MBOAT family O-acyltransferase, with translation MLLIASYIFYAWLDVRLVFLIIFSTVIVFYCGGIIGTGRLNGSSRNLITKSLYPQLAKLTEAQTRLLFLRVGICATLFILGFFKYFNFFSDSAEAVISTIGLKVNLFHLNIVLIAGVSFYIFKAISYLVDIYKNKVEATNNFINFALFLAFFPPLLAGPIDRASQLLPQLENPRKLSFEQSVQGIFLILFGLFKKVAIADGISPSVDAVYQATNGVSWLSVVVGTLYYTIQIYCDFSGYSDMAIGVSKLFGIELMVNFNLPYFSKDPSEFWNRWHISLSSWLRDYLYIPLGGSRRGNLATYRNLMITMILGGLWHGAAWNFVIWGFYQGAVLCIYRFFGTKKNQETANNKFLVFIQGLAATLIFFVLTCYGWLLFRATSLEQIITFTKILFLDVGNLALNVPKPPLSALMGIPVLIGYEILGYIFGKPDFRYRFPIPARAAFYAIVIFILLMGQSNAPTQFIYSTF
- a CDS encoding D-alanyl-D-alanine carboxypeptidase, coding for MLEILGSGLVSLWLEMAGVQIKPLDALDALAWQSSPGLVVAPDPNPAGANTVQAYLKGLLTSKLVAANLIQSQGIWMQSGPMLMANHQGTIPLPGASLTKVATSLVAFKTWGPNHQFETLVSTTGPLVNGVLQGDLVITGGGDPMFVWEEAIALGNTLNKMGIKQVKGNLVITGSFAMNFQREPLLAGQFLKQALNSATWTRPANYIHSIMPKGTAKPKVAIAGTVKLGTPTSTQQILLVRHRSLPLRQIIKEMNVFSNNDIAEMLAESVGGAPVVQSTAARLAMVPSTEIQLINGSGLGPENRISPRAVCAMFMAMQREAVANQLTLADLFPMSGFDQRGTMHSRHMPIGTVMKTGTLRDVSALAGVMPTRDRGLVWFAILNRGTNVSAFRTGQDQLLQQLVKQLQIAPEVPAVLTPHSPMQPLPELGAINRNQVLSGS
- the lptC gene encoding LPS export ABC transporter periplasmic protein LptC, with protein sequence MQHQQGKKNLRGNFRNQGENNINFPHFFLSRILNLLQLKKTWRYLPLTICLLIGLVGCRGRIPTNAKPGASASPGQDENSKLTFFGVAFEQFDEVGRPIWKVNAKQAKYTKEKQIGEAENPSGELYQDGKVVYQITAEKADIEQDGKQLFLKGKIVATDPRNGIVLRGNELEWRPKEDLLIVRNQLQGTHKQLQAVAREAKVKTREQRMEFSGGVVATSADPQVQMKTEHLLWQIKAEKLIGDRPVQIDHYKNNQLSDRGTGNAAEVDLKTKIATLKQNAQIELLNPPMQITSNSINWNINAENLTTNSPIRVVHKAENVTVTANQGEMKIPQKTVYLTGNVNAIGQRRQSLQSQTLTWFLDNKLVEAQGNVVYQQAEPRLTFTGDTAVGNLQTENIVVKGGNTGNRVVTEIIPQERGRRE
- a CDS encoding NYN domain-containing protein, which translates into the protein MLNNLENDSIFTPEQVLENRGRVAIFIDGSNLFYAALQLGIEIDYTKLLCRLTGGSRLLRAFFYTGVDRTNEKQQGFLLWMRRNGYRVIAKDLVQLPDGSKKANLDVEIAVDMMALVDSYDTAVLVSGDGDLAYAVNSVSYRGVRVEVVSLRSMTSDSLINVSDRYIDLEAIKEDIQKTPRQSYPYRPLSTMGFLEDPRDTDGHLEIQD
- the metG gene encoding methionine--tRNA ligase, with protein sequence MNLVDKTKKTFALTTPLYYVNDIPHIGSAYTTIAADVVARFQKQLGNQVLLITGTDEHGQKIQRTAESLGKAPQEFCDQIVPSFVSLWELLNIQYDRFSRTTAPRHQGIVKEFFQRVWEAGDIYKGQQTGWYCVSCEEFKEERELLEGRRCPIHTNKEVEWRDEQNYFFRLSKYQTQLTEYYHSQPDFIQPASRRNEVLSFVNQGLQDFSISRVNLDWGFPVPTDPHHTLYVWFDALLGYVTALLEPDEEPTLENALAKWWPINLHLIGKDILRFHAVYWPAMLLSASLPLPERVFGHGFLTKDGQKMGKSLGNTLDPVGLVQRYGSDAVRYYFLKEIEFGKDGDFNEIRFINVLNADLANDLGNLLNRTLNMVKKYCAGNVPTIAHTAIPADSPLKAIGLCLGEQVKQAYEALAFNQACESVLLLVQASNKFIDEQAPWSLYKQGQQQVLEQVLYAVLESVRLAAYLLSPVIPNISGDIYQQLGFGINFNDPIESATTAPFGSHAQWGLLSSKQQLGTPQPIFKRIELPKND
- a CDS encoding lysophospholipid acyltransferase family protein; this encodes MSLNSPQLISNSFLTALATQMFRYYEDRIPRDASVLVVSNHRSFMDAMVLMSALSSPIRFACHHYMGQVPLMRELVTGALGCFPLEESKHRQHSFFTQSQALLLSKQMVGVFPEGTEPMVKFTSASHVGEFQRGFAHLALRAAVKDLAILPIAIASLEEVNTAAFPLRLLSLFDPSEPFFQQSGWHPLVLYRRVAVLIGQPYWIQPQHQEKYQGKQAKTVVAELTGYCHHEITKLLRQGCY